A segment of the Candidatus Brevundimonas phytovorans genome:
CCGCCGCCACGTCCCTGGCCAGCCCCCTCTGGTCCCACAAGGGATAGAGGCTCTTCACCACCGGGATCGACCGCACCGAATAGAATCCGCTGGGCAGCCACTCCAGGCCCGGGCCGTCGTGGATGTTGCCGGCCTCGCGCGGACCGAAGGGCCGGAAGTTGCGGATCATGTCGATGACCCACAGCAGGACGGCCAGACCGAACATGAAGGCGCCGATGGTCGAGATGAAGTTGGGCAGATCCCAGCCTCTCCCCGGCAGGTAGGTGTAGACCCGCCTCGGCATGCCCATCAGCCCGGTCAGGTGCATGGGCATGAAGGCCAGGTTGTGCCCGGCGAACATGAGCCAGAAGATCCACTTCCCCCAGGATTCGCTCAGGGGCCGCGCGCTGGACATGGGCAGCCAATAATAGATGGCGGCGAACAGGGGGAAGACCATGCCGCCGATCAGGACGTAGTGCAGGTGGGCGACGATGAAATAGCTGTCGTGGGCCTGCCAGTCGAAGGGCACCATGGCGACCATGACCCCGGTCAGTCCGCCCATGACAAAGATGACCATCCCGCCGACCGCGAACAGGCCGGGGGTCGAAAACCGCATCTTGCCCGCTGCTATGGTCGCGATCCAGGCGAAGACCTGAACCCCGGCCGGCACGCTGACCGCCATGGAGGCCGCGCTGAAATAGTTGATGCTGATCTGGGGCATGCCCGTCGTGAACATGTGGTGGGCCCAGACGCCGAAACTGATGAAGCCCGTCGCCAGCATGGCCATGACCACCAGCGGATGTCCGACTAGAGGGGTGCGCGCCATGGCCGGGATGATGGTCGACATGGCCCCCGCCGCAGGCAGGAAGATGATGTAGACCTCAGGGTGTCCGAAGAACCAGAACAGGTGTTGCCACAGCATGGGGTCCCCCCCCTTGAGCGGGTCGAAGAAGGGCCAGCCCAGGGCGCGCTCCATCTCCAGCAACAGGGTCGCCAGGATGATGGAGGGAAAGGCGATGATGATCATGCAGGCAAAGATCAGCATGGCCCAGGCGAAGACCGGCAGCTTGTCCAGGGTCATGCCCGGCGCGCGCGTCTTCAACACTCCGACGATGATCTCGATGGCCCCCGCGATAGCCGAGATTTCGATGAAGCCGATCCCCAGCAGCCAGAAGTCAGCCTTGATCCCCGGCGAATATGTGGTGCTGGTCAGGGGCGGATACATGAACCAGCCGCCGTCGGGCGCCAGGCCGAAGAACAGCGAGCAGAAGAAGGCCAGCCCTCCGATCAGATAGGCCCAGAAGGCGTAGGCCCCCAGACGCGGAAACGGCAGGTCGCGCGCGCCCAGCATCTGCGGCAACAGCAGGACGCCTAGGGCCTCGACCGCCGGCACGGCGAACAGGAACATCATCACCGTGCCATGCATGGTGAAGATCTGGTTGTAGGTGTCCTGGGGCAGCAAGCCCGTCATCGGCAGGGCCAGCTGCGTCCGCATCAGCAGGGCCAGGACCCCCGCCAGCACGAAAAAGAGCATGGCCGCGCCGACATAATAGACGCCGATGATGTTGTTATTGGTCGCCGTGATCCATTCCCACGGCGAGCGCGGCCCGCACCAGGCCTGTTCCAGCTGCTCCAGCTCCCCCTCAGGCCGGGGCTGCGTGGTCGGGAACCGGTCGTACTTGTCGACGTCGAAGCCGGTTTCCGACGTCATTTGAGGCTTTCCAGATAGGCGGAGACATCCCGCAGCTGCTGGCCGCTCAGGACGGAATAGGAGGGCATGCGGTTGCCGGGCTTGATGCCCTGGCTGTCGGCGATCCAGCCTGCCATCGTGCCCTGGTTATTGGGCAGGATGCCGGCCCCAAGGGTCTGGCGCGATCCGACATGGGTCAGGTCCGGCCCGGCCAGACCATTGGCCTCGGTTCCCCGGATCGTGTGGCAGGCGCCGCACCCCGAAGCTGTGAACACCGCCGCGCCGGGCGATCTCGACACCGCCGCCGGAGCGGCCTGTTTGAGACGCCACGCCGCAAACTCAGCAGGCGAATGAGCCACCACAACCAGTCCCATCAGGGCGTGGGGCCCGCCGCAGTATTCCGCGCACTGGCCGGCATAGATGCCCGGTTCGTCGGCCTGCAGGCGCATGAAGTTGCGCCGCCCGGGGATCATGTCGGTCTTGCCGCCCAGACGCGGGATCCAGACGCTGTGGATCACATCCGCGCTTTCAAGCTCCAGCACCACCGGACGACCGGCGGGAATGTGGACCTCATTAGCGTCCTGAACGATCTCCCTTCCCTGATCATCCAGATAGGCCACCCGCCACCACCACATCTCGCCGGTGACGCGGACCCGCATCTCGCCCGGACGCGGCGCGTCGGCCACGCGCGCCGTCACGCTCAGGCCGTAGATCAACAGGCCGGTCAGCACGACGACGGGAAAGGCCAGCCCCCCGATCCAAACCAGCTTCTCGCCCCCGACGCGGCGCTTCCACCGACGCGGGCCGAACAGGGCGACGCCGAGCGCGACCAGCACCAGGGTCAGCACCATGGCGCCCATGACGAACAGGACCCAGGCGACCGTCGTCACCGGCCCGGCGAAGGGGCCGGCCGGGTCCAGCACAGGCGGCGGCCAGCCGCTCAGCATGGCGGGCGTCTCAATCGTCATCGAGCATATAGAGATAGGCCGCCACGTCGCGGGCTTCGGCGTCGGCCAGGGGCATGAGCGGCATTCCCGTGTCGGGCAGCAGGGCCGGCGCGTTCTGCACAAAGGCCGCCATCACCGCCGGCTGATTGGGCAACCGTCCTGCGATCATCGGTCGCGCCGCCACACCCGCAAGATCGCCGCCGGTTCGCCCCTGCGGCCAGCGCACCCCGGGGATGGCGTGGCAGGCCGCGCATCCATGACGCTCGATCAGCCTCAGCCCTTCGGCGGCGTCCGCCTGGGCCAGCGGGCGCGGCGCATTCGCCTTGTCGGCGCAAGCTGTCAAGGCGGCGCACAGCCCCATCGACAGTAGCAAGGTCCCTATGGTCCGCATCGTCCGTACATGTTCGCATCCCGCCCCTCTCCAGCTTCACCAGAACCCAATCCTTCGCAGCCTGAGCGGTTCCCGCCTGGAACCGGGACCATAAGGCGGTGTTGGGACAAGGTGCGCGCCCTCCCTCCCCTCACTCTTCTCGGCCTCATTCTCGCCAGCGCCGGCCTTGTCGCGTGCGACGCCACGCCCGGCGAGACCGACCGCGCCTTCTCCGCATCTGGCCAGGTCGTCGCCATGGGCGGCGGCGCCGGCGGAGCGGCGAACGCCTGCTTTACCTGTCATGGACTGCAGGGTCAGGGCGATGGCGTCTCGACGCCGCGACTGGCGGGGCTGGATGCGGGCTATCTGCAGAAACAGATGGAGGACTACGCCAGCGGCCTGCGGCCCGACGACGTGATGAGCCGCATCGCCAAGGGTCTCGAGGCCGACAGCCGTCGCGCGGTGGCGGCCTGGTACGCCGGTCTGCCCGCAGACGACAAGGCGCGGCCTGCGCCCCCCGCCTCGCCCCCGCCCATCTGGATCTCCGGAGACGCAAGCCGCGGGATCACCGCCTGCTCCGCCTGCCACGGCGCCGCTGGCCAGGGCGCGGGCGAAGGCCAGCCGATCGTGGCCGGCCAGCCCGCCGCCTATACGCTGGAGCAGATCGACCGCTGGAAGTCGGGCAAGCGCCGCAACGATCCACGCGGCGTCATGGCCGCCGCCGTCCAGAGGCTGACGGACGCAGAAGCGCGCGCCATAGCTCGGTGGCTGTCCGACCAACCCGCTTCTCCAGCGCCCGCCAGCGCCGCTGCCAGCGCGTCCGTTTCGGCCGCAGCTGCGGCGCGACCGGCAGCATCGCGTGAAACACGTCGTCCCGATCGATCAGATGGTGCTTGAGCGCCGCACCGGCGTGGATCGGGATCATCAGCAGCAAGGCCGCCACCATGGCCCAGTGCATCCATTCCGCGCCGGCCTCGATCGCCCATAGCCGGGTGTTGGAGACATCCTGCATCGGCAGCAGGGGCCAGGGGATAACCCCAGCCGCCGCGAGCGGCGTGTCTCGCGCGGTGGCGGAGATCATGGCCCAGCCCGACAGGGGGAGCCCGAACAGGCAGATGTAGAAGACATAGTGGGTGACGTGCGCCGCTATGCTCTCCCAACCCGGCTTGTCCGCATCATTGATCAGATTGGGTGCGACCAGCCGCCACGACAGCCGGCCGATGACCAGCAACAGCATCAGCAGACCGATGGCGAAATGGACCTCATAGGCCGCCGCCTTGGCGCCGCCGACCGGCAGCCGCCCCATCCACCAACCCCACCCGATCTGGAAGAAAACCAGGCCCGCCATGGTCCAGTGAAAGACGATGGCGACCGGCGAATAGCGGCCTTCATCATGGTGCCCCGCCGCCCATTCCAGCGCCTGTGCGATCAGCCGGTCAATCATGCCGGACGCGCCGCCTCCCCGCCGCTGAACAGGCCGCTGATCCGCCATAGGGCGACCAGGAGATAGGCCGCCGCCGCCGGGGCCCACATGATCAGGCCCGCCGCCTGCTGATCCTCCAGCGGCGTCATGCCCCAGGCCAGTGTGGTGGCGAAGTGAGGCGCATAGAGCGGCTGACCCGCAAACACGATCAGGGCGCCGAGCAGGCCCATCAGCAGCATGGCCGCCAGCAGCCCCGCCACAGCCGCTGCGGCGTTCGACGCGCGCACCGCCGCCCAGAACCAGACCGCGCTGCCCAGAATGGTCAGCTGCATGATCCAATAGATCAGGTCGTTCGACAGGGCCGCAGCATAGAGATCAGGCGCGTGCCAGGCCCAGAAGATGACGGCCTGCACAGCCGTGGCCAAGGCCAGTCGCGGCGCCATCAGCCTGGGCAGCCACAGGGCCAGCAGGGGCGCCGCAGCAAGCAGGAGCAAGAGGTGATTCAGCGTGCGCGCCGTGAACAGGGCTGAACTCAGAGCGCACAGCGGCGAGATGAAGACGACAACCAGCACCCCGGCCGCGCCCAGCGAGGAGGACGACCCGGGGCGGCTTTTCAACGCCAGAAATACCCCGCACGCGACGAGAAGTCCCAAGACCATCAGAAGAACGGGATCGCCGTTCCAACGTCCCAGAACATCCGCAGGGTCGGGCGCGGGTCCGCAGTAGGGCGTCCAGGGCGTGGAGGTCATGGTCGGCTAACGACCCGGAACGGCGACGGTTCAATCATGCCTCGTGACCGTGACGCCTTCAACGCGAGGGAGCGATCCGCCAGACCGTATTGGACAGGTCGTCAGCGACCAGAAGAATCCTTTTCGTCGGATCAAAGGCCACGCCGACCGGACGTCCGCGAGCCTCTCCGTCCTTGAGGAAGCCCGTGGCGAAATCGACCGGCTGACCGACGGGACGCCCGCCGCTGAACGGCACCCAAGCCACCTTGTAGCCGGATGGGTCTTCGCGGTTCCAGCTGCCGTGCATGCCGATGAAAGCGCCGTCGGCGTACGGGCCGCCAAAGCCGCCACTGCGCGCGAAATCGAGACCGAGCGCCGCGACGTGCGAGCCCAGGGCGTAGTCGGGTTTGACGGCCCTGGCGACCATGTCCGGCTTCTGCGGTCTCACGCGCGGATCGATGTTCTGGCCCCAGTAGCTGTAGGGCCAGCCATAGAAGGCGCCGTCGCGCACCTGGGTCAGGTAGTCAGGCACCAGTTGCGGTCCCAGTTCGTCGCGCTCGTTGACCACGGACCACAGGAGACCGGTCGTGGGCTCGATCGCCAGGGCCGTCGGGTTGCGAATGCCGGTGGCGATGGTGCGACGCGCGCCGGTTGCGCGGTCGATTTCCCAGACCACGGCCCTCTCCTCCTCCACCGCCAGTCCCCGTTCGCCGATATTGGAGTTGGAGCCGATGCCGACATAAAACTTGGTCCCGTCCGCACTGACAGTCAGGGACTTGGTCCAGTGGTGGTTGATGCGCGACGGCAGGGCCGTCACACGCTCGGCCGGCGTCGCGATGCCGGTCTGCCCGGGCTGGAAGGCGAAACGGGTCAGGGCGCCCTGTTCGGCGACGTAGAGGTAGCCCTCGACATAGGCCAGACCATAGGGCGCATCCAGATTCTCGACCAGAACGGCGCGCAGTTCGGGAACGCCGTCGTTGTCGGCGTCGCGCAGCAGGGTGATGCGGTCGCCCCCTTTGATCTTGGTGTTGCCCTGCTTTTTAATAAAACCGGCGATCACGTCCTTGGGACGCAGGCGCGGTGCGTGGCCGCCACGCCCTTCGGCGATCAGCACATCGCCGTTCGGCAGGACCAGCATCTGGCGTGGAATTTTCAAATCGGTTGCGAAGGCGCTGACGGTAAAGCCCTGCGGCACGGTCGGCGTCTCGCCGTTCCAGCCGGCGGGCGGGCTGATCTTCATCGCCGGAACCAAGGTCTCGTTTATTCTTGGCAGGTCGGGGGCGCCGCCCGTCTGGTTGAGCTTGGGATCGCTGGCGTTACCGCAGGAGGCCACGGCGAAAGCCATTGCAAGGGTCGCGGCGCTGGCGGCGAGCAGGTTCTTGTCCATCAGATTGTCTCCCCGGCTGAATAGGCGATCCAGCCGGCGATCATGACCAGCAATGTGCACAGGAGGGACAGGGTCAGGCCAAAGGCGCCGACCGAACTCCAGGCGTCCTGACTGTGCTTGAAGGCGTTCACCAGCCCCAGCACCCAGGCCAGGGCGAGCGCAACAAGATGAATCAGGCCGAGGCGCGACCGACCCCGCCGCGCGCCGACGACATAATCGATGATGGAGAAGACGCCTGCGATACCGCCGAACACCAGCGCCCCGGTGATGAGCCAGGCCGAGAAGTTCGTCCACTGAATCTCCGCCGTCTTCAGATAGGCGATGTCGGTGAACAGGGCGAAGGTGAAGAGGCTGATCGGAAACGCCAGCAATATGCGATGTAGGGGTCGAACCACCCCGCCGGACCGGTCATCGATGGTCATGTCGCCCTCTCCCTAAAGCCTGGCTTTGGCTAACTGCTTGGCCGCGAGAAGGTTCAACGGCATAGCCGAATGGTTACAGGCCATCTCATTCAACCGGCGGCCTGTTGAGCTCATGGCTCGAGCCTTACGGCTTCTGCGGCATATTCATGGTCCTGGCCCTTCCGCCGACGTTTCTGACGCGGAACCCTCGCCTTGGCGGCTCCGTTTCCCTGACCTTGTTCAGGAACCCCGCTGCATGTCCGACACCGTCGCCGAGCCCGCATTTGAACCTCCGCCCGAGGCCATGGCCTTCTACGAGGAGAGCCTTCGGCTTCTGAAGGAATCCGGCGTGCCCTTCCTGCTCTCCGGCACCTATGCGGTGACGGCCTACACCGGCATCCGCCGTCCAACCAAGGACCTGGACGTCTTCTGCAAGCCCGGGGATTACCCTCGCATTCTCGCCTACTTCCAGGCACGCGGATACCGGACGGATGTCGAGGACGAGCGCTGGATCGCCAAGGTCTGGAAGGACGACAAGCATTTCTTCGACGTCATCTTCGCCATGTCGAACGGCACCATCGCGGTGTCGGACAGCTGGTTTGGCGAGGACCGGATCACGGTCTACGGCCATGAGGTCATGATCACGTCGCCGACAGCCCTGATCCTGTCCAAGGTCTTCATCCAGGATCGGTATCGCTACGACGGCGCCGACGTGAACCACGTCATCCTCAAGCAGTCCGACGCCATAGACTGGAAGTCCATGCTGGATCAGATGGACCTCTATTGGGAGGTCCTCATGGCTCACCTCCTGAACTTCCGCTTCGCCTATCCCACAGAGCGCGGCCGTGTGCCGGCATGGCTGATGACCGAGCTCCTGGAACGGCTTCAGGCCCAGGTCGATCTGCCGGCGCCGCGCGTCAGGGTCTGTCGCGGCCGTCTGTTCAGCCCTCGCGACTATATCGCCGACATCAGCGAATGGGGCTTCGGCGACGTTGTCGGCAAGGGCCTGGAGGAACGCCATGACCCCGTCGCCTGACATCCAGACGCCTCAACCCGGCATGGAGGCTGGACCAGGAAGGAAGCTGCGTATCGCCGCCGTCGGGGACCTGCACGTCGGCGAGACTTCGCATCGCCTCTACCGCGATCTTTTCGACCGCGTCCACGAAGACGCAGATGTCTTGTGCCTGTGCGGCGACCTGGTCAACTTCGGCAAGACAGGCGAGGTCGAGAACCTGCTCGAAGACCTGCGGGCCTGCCGCATCCCCATGGTCGGGGTTCTCGGCAATCATGAGCATGAATGCGGCCAGCCCGACGAAGTCGCCCGACTGATGTCCGAGGCGGGCGTCCGAATGCTGACCGGAGAGTCCTATGAGATCGGGGGCGTCGGTTTCGCCGGCGGCAAGGGCTTTGTCGGCGGCTTCGGTCGTTACATGCTCAGTTCGTTCGGAGAGGCTTCGATCAAGCAGTTCGTCCAGGAGGCGGTCGAGGACGCCAACCTCATCGAGAATTCCATCCGCACCCTTCGCACTGAACGCAGCGTGGTGCTGCTGCACTACGCGCCTATCGTAGACACGGTGATCGGCGAGCCGCCGGAGATTCACCCCTTCCTCGGCTCCTCTCGCCTGGGGGAGGTCGTGGATCGCTACGAGAACGTCAAACTTGTGGTCCACGGGCATGCTCACCGCGGCGCGCCTGAAGGCCGCACGGCACGAGGCGTCCCCGTCTACAATGTCGCCTTGCCTGTTCTGCGAACCTTGGGTGAACTCCCATACCGCGTATTCGAGGTTTGACAATTAGGTCTTGGGCGGGGGCGGCCTCCCGCTCGGCAGCTATGTTCTCGCTCGCTTCATGACCTGCCTTTGCCACTTCGCACTGCGTCAAGGCGGACGGTAGGGGCCGCACAAGCCACCCTCAAATCGGCATTTCAGGTTGTTTCAACCGCGTCCAATTTCCGCGCCCATGCGCTTTGATCCATCGATCTACGCATGGCCGATCCTAACCTAGGTCAATGCGTTACGGCCAGGCTGCGGTCATGTGTTTGACAAAGCTCCAGACGCTTAAGCAATAGGCGTCCGCGTCGCGTACCCTCGCCCAAGCCAAGGAACCTGTCCTGCCCCATCTCTCTGGACCGGCCGCCGCGATTAGCGCGCGCTTCAGGCTAAAGGCGGCCACCTCCGTCGCTCATGAGCGCCTGGACGCCTTTATGTCTGGCTATGATCTGACTCGTCACGCCGACTACGCCGCCTTTCTCCAGGCCCAGGCGAGCGCCTTCATGGGCGTCGAGGGCGCTCTGGATGGCGCCGAAGCGGGAGCTTATCTGCCGGACTGGCCCGAAAGACGTCGCTCAGCGGCGCTGCGATCCGATCTGAGCCTGATGGGCCTGGCCTTGCCCGAACCCGCCTCGGTCACGCCTTTTCGTGGAGAGGCGGAGATATTGGGCGCCATCTATGTCCTTGAAGGCTCTCGGCTTGGCGCCGCCGTTCTGATCCGGTCGGTTTCCGAAAATCTCCCGAGATCTTTCCTCTCGTCCGGGAACCCGGCCGCCTGGCGCGCATTAGCCTCTGTTCTTGATGAACGGCTAAGTTCGCCAGACCGCTTCGACAGGGCCGCAAGCGCCGCCTGTTCAGTGTTCACGGTGTTCGAAAACGCCGCACGCGCCTACCCCGGAGCCGACCGATAGTGACGACCCCCGCCGCCTCGGTCGATCTGACCAATTGCGATCGTGAACCTATTCACATCCCTGGAGCCATCCAACCGATCGGTTTCCTGCTCGCTCTGACCGCCGATTGGCAGGTGGCGCGCGCCTCCGCAAACATCGAGTATTTCCTCCATCAGTCGCCGGAGGATGTCATCGGCGCCCTGGTCCAGGACCTGTTCACCCCTACGGCGGTTCACGATCTGCGCAACCGCGTCGCCATGCTGGGCGGACGTGACGCCGTCGAACGTCTGTTCAGTTGCGTACTCGTGGACGGCGGTCCGGCTTTCGACGTCGCCGTTCATGTCTCCGCCGGAGAGATCGTCATTGAGGCCGAACCGGCGTCCGGCGAACACGGCGACGCAAGCGGCGCCGTTCGATCCATGATGTCGCGGCTGGATCAGGCGGCGGATTTTCCGGCCTTCTATAGAGAAGGCGCCCGCCAGGTTCGCGCCCTCCTCGGCTACGATCGAGTCATGGTCTACCGGTTCGCCGAGGACGGGTCCGGCGAGGTCGTGGCCGAGGCGGCGCGATCGGGCATCGGCCGGTTCATGGGGCTTCGCTATCCGGCGACCGACATCCCCGCCCAGGCGCGGGAACTCTACCGGCGCAATCTCCTGAGATTGATCACGGACGTGAACGCCGTGCCGGTGCCCGTCATTCCTTCGCGCAACGAGGCGGGCCAGCCTCTAGATCTTTCTCTTTCGACGCTGCGATCGGTTTCACCGATCCATATCGAATATCTCAAGAACATGGGCGTCGGCGCCTCGTTGTCGATTTCCATCATCGTCGACGGCAAGCTCTGGGGTCTTTTCGCCTGTCATCACTACGCCGCGAGACGCCCCACCTTCGAGCGACGGTCGGTCAGCGAGCTGTTCGCCCAGATGTTCTCCATGCGCCTGGAAAGTCGCGAGCGTAAGGAGACCGTCGAGTACGAACGTCGCGCCCGGGATATTTCCGACCAGCTGTTGGGGGCCGTGGCGTCGGACGAAACCCTGCTGAAGGATCCTGACTGGCTCGCAGACATCCTCACCCACGCCATACCGGCCGATGGTGTCGGCGTATGGCTTGGCGGCAATCACGCCTTTTCCGGCGAGACGCCCCCTCTGGAGGATTTCCGTCGCATCGTGCGCGCGCTGAACGGCACGGCCGCCGGTCGCGTGTTCGCGACCGATCACATCGGCTCGCTGGTCCCCGAAGCAGCCGCCTTCGCCTCGGCCGCGGCCGGTCTTCTGGCCATTCCGATCTCTCGCTCCCCGCGCGATTACGTCATCCTGTTTCGTCGAGAGTTAATCCATTCCGTGCGCTGGGGCGGCGACCCGCACAAGCCGGTGAGTTTTGGCCCGAACGGCCCTCGCCTGACGCCGCGCGAGAGCTTCGCCGAATGGAAAGAGCTGGTCGAGGGACGCTCTCAACCGTTCACGGCGTCAGAAATCCGGGTGGCGGAGACCCTGCGGGCGACCCTGATAGAGGTCGTCCTGCGTCTCGCCGATGAAGCCTCCGCCGAGCGCCAGCAATCGAGCGCGCGTCAGGAGCTTCTCATTGCGGAGCTCAATCACCGGGTGCGCAACATCCTGGGTCTGATACGGGGCCTGATCCGCCAGTCGGAACCCACCAGCGCCAGCATCGCCGACTTCGTCAAGGTCGTGGACGGACGCATCCACGCCCTGGCGCGCGCCCACAACCAGATCACCGACGACCACTGGGGACCCGCGCCCCTGCAGGCGCTGATCGACGCGGAAGCAGCCGCCTTCGTCGATGAGCGGGGACGCATCACGCTCCAGGGCGAACCCGTTCTCCTGAACCCCAACGCCTACTCCACCATGGCGCTGGTGCTGCATGAGCTGGTCACAAACTCCAACAAGTACGGGAGTCTTTCGACCCAGGACGGGCGGGTGGTGATCGGCTGGAGCCGCAATGCGGCGGGTGACCTGGTCATGGAGTGGCGTGAGATCGGCGGACCGCCGGTGACCCCGCCGACGCGGCAGGGCTTCGGCACCACCATCATCAGCCGCTCGGTCCCCTATGATCTCGGCGGATCGGCGGACGTCGCCTATGAGCCCGGCGGCGTGCACGCCGTCTTCCGCATCCCGGCGCGACATCTGTCGGAACCGCGGCCCACGGACGGCGGCAAGATGATCAGATACCCGCGGCCCGCCCCAGGCCACCCCCAGGCCCTCCCGGACGCGGTGCTGGCCAACCACGACATACTGTTGGTCGAGGACAGCCTCATCATCGCGCTGGACGCCGAGGATATCGCCCATAGGCTGGGGGCGGCTTCCGTCACCACCGCCGCTACGGTGGAGGGGGCGCTCGAATTCATCGAGACGACCCGTCCCACGGTCGCCATGCTGGATATCAATCTCGGCGATCGTCACAGCTATCCGATCGCCGACCGACTGGCGGAAGTCGGCGTTCCCTTCATCTTCGCGACCGGCTACGGCGAACAGGCCAATCCGCCGATCGAACACAGGGGGCGTCCGATCATTCAAAAGCCCTACACGCTGGAGAATGTGGCCAGAGCCTTCGACAGCCTCATCGGCGAAACGACTTAAAAAGCGGCCGATCGCATGGCGATCAGGGGGATTTGTGATTCAGACGGCCGCAGACAGGAACTTCCTGAACGGTCCGGGCGAAATGGCCCGGCTCATCAGAGACCACGACTGGTCAAGGACGCCGCTCGGTCCCCGGTCAGCCTGGCCGCAAGGTCTGACGACGGTCGTCGGCATGATGATCGCCGCGCCAAATCCTATGGTTCTGCTCTGGGGGCCGTCCGGCGTTTTGCTCTACAATGACGGGTATGCGCGTTTCGCCGGCGCCCGCCACCCCGAACTGCTCGGCATGGGCGCGCGTGAGGGCTGGCCTGAAATCGCCGATTTCAACGACGCCAATATTCGTCGCGGGCTCGCCGGACAGTCCTGGTCGCTTGAACACCAGGAACTGGTCCTGGATCGAGGCTCCGGCCCTGAATCGGCCTGGCTTGATCTTCACTACGCCCCGGTTCCTGACGAATCCGGCCAGCCCGCCGGCGTCATGGTTTTCGTCTCCGAAATCACCGAGCAAATCCGCCTCGCCGCTCACAAGGCCGAGGCGGTCGAACGGCTCGAGATGGCGCTGTCGGCCGGTCGCGGCGTCGGCGCCTGGGACTGGGACGTCGCCACCGATATCGTGCGCGCCGATGAACGCTTCGCCCGGCTCTACGGCGTAGATCCTGTTGTCGCGCGCGAGGGCGCGCCGCTTGAGGTCTTCTTCAGCGCCATCCATCCTCAGGATCTCCCGGAGGTCCGGGCGACGATCGAGCGCGCCGTTGAGATGCGCTCCGCCTTCAGCGCGGAATACCGTCTGGTCCAGTCCGACGGAGGAACGGTGTGGGTCGTCGCCGAGGGCCGGTGCGTGCTGGACGCCGAGGGGCGACTCCGCCGTCTTCCCGGGGTCAGCTTCGACATCAGCGAGCGCAAGCAGGTCGAAATCCGGCAAGCCGCCCTGCTCCGCCTGCATGACGAGCTCACAGCCCTGGACGACCCCGGACTGATTTCGGCCGCCGCCGCGCGCATCGTCGGCGAAACCCTGGACCTGGCGGCGGCCTACGTCTCGCTCGACAAGGGCGGCAAGGCGCCGAAGCAGGCCTGGTCGCCGCGAGACCATCCCGAGATTTTCAAGTTCCTGGCCCAGGGGCGCGCCGTCGCTGTGGCCGACGTCGCCCAGGACGCCCTCATGCGCGGAAAGGCCGCCGGCCTGACGGCGACGGGCATACACGCCTTCGCCGCCGTGCCCCTGCTGGAGCGCGACCACTTGGTCGCCATGCTGTTCGTCACGGACGCCCGCTCCCGCGCATGGAGCCAGATCGACCTGGATTTCCTTCAGGATGTGGCGGCGCGAACCCGCAACGTGGTGGAACGGCTTCGCGCCGAGGCCGAGCGTTCCGAAAGCCAGCAACGCTACCAGACCCTGTTCGACACCATGGACGAGGGCTTCTGCGTTATCGAATTCATCGACGGGCCTGACGGGCCGCTCAGCGACTATGTCCATGTCGAAGCCAACGCCGCCTATGCCGAACA
Coding sequences within it:
- a CDS encoding sorbosone dehydrogenase family protein, with product MDKNLLAASAATLAMAFAVASCGNASDPKLNQTGGAPDLPRINETLVPAMKISPPAGWNGETPTVPQGFTVSAFATDLKIPRQMLVLPNGDVLIAEGRGGHAPRLRPKDVIAGFIKKQGNTKIKGGDRITLLRDADNDGVPELRAVLVENLDAPYGLAYVEGYLYVAEQGALTRFAFQPGQTGIATPAERVTALPSRINHHWTKSLTVSADGTKFYVGIGSNSNIGERGLAVEEERAVVWEIDRATGARRTIATGIRNPTALAIEPTTGLLWSVVNERDELGPQLVPDYLTQVRDGAFYGWPYSYWGQNIDPRVRPQKPDMVARAVKPDYALGSHVAALGLDFARSGGFGGPYADGAFIGMHGSWNREDPSGYKVAWVPFSGGRPVGQPVDFATGFLKDGEARGRPVGVAFDPTKRILLVADDLSNTVWRIAPSR
- a CDS encoding metallophosphoesterase translates to MTPSPDIQTPQPGMEAGPGRKLRIAAVGDLHVGETSHRLYRDLFDRVHEDADVLCLCGDLVNFGKTGEVENLLEDLRACRIPMVGVLGNHEHECGQPDEVARLMSEAGVRMLTGESYEIGGVGFAGGKGFVGGFGRYMLSSFGEASIKQFVQEAVEDANLIENSIRTLRTERSVVLLHYAPIVDTVIGEPPEIHPFLGSSRLGEVVDRYENVKLVVHGHAHRGAPEGRTARGVPVYNVALPVLRTLGELPYRVFEV
- a CDS encoding biliverdin-producing heme oxygenase; the encoded protein is MSGYDLTRHADYAAFLQAQASAFMGVEGALDGAEAGAYLPDWPERRRSAALRSDLSLMGLALPEPASVTPFRGEAEILGAIYVLEGSRLGAAVLIRSVSENLPRSFLSSGNPAAWRALASVLDERLSSPDRFDRAASAACSVFTVFENAARAYPGADR
- a CDS encoding HWE histidine kinase domain-containing protein — translated: MTTPAASVDLTNCDREPIHIPGAIQPIGFLLALTADWQVARASANIEYFLHQSPEDVIGALVQDLFTPTAVHDLRNRVAMLGGRDAVERLFSCVLVDGGPAFDVAVHVSAGEIVIEAEPASGEHGDASGAVRSMMSRLDQAADFPAFYREGARQVRALLGYDRVMVYRFAEDGSGEVVAEAARSGIGRFMGLRYPATDIPAQARELYRRNLLRLITDVNAVPVPVIPSRNEAGQPLDLSLSTLRSVSPIHIEYLKNMGVGASLSISIIVDGKLWGLFACHHYAARRPTFERRSVSELFAQMFSMRLESRERKETVEYERRARDISDQLLGAVASDETLLKDPDWLADILTHAIPADGVGVWLGGNHAFSGETPPLEDFRRIVRALNGTAAGRVFATDHIGSLVPEAAAFASAAAGLLAIPISRSPRDYVILFRRELIHSVRWGGDPHKPVSFGPNGPRLTPRESFAEWKELVEGRSQPFTASEIRVAETLRATLIEVVLRLADEASAERQQSSARQELLIAELNHRVRNILGLIRGLIRQSEPTSASIADFVKVVDGRIHALARAHNQITDDHWGPAPLQALIDAEAAAFVDERGRITLQGEPVLLNPNAYSTMALVLHELVTNSNKYGSLSTQDGRVVIGWSRNAAGDLVMEWREIGGPPVTPPTRQGFGTTIISRSVPYDLGGSADVAYEPGGVHAVFRIPARHLSEPRPTDGGKMIRYPRPAPGHPQALPDAVLANHDILLVEDSLIIALDAEDIAHRLGAASVTTAATVEGALEFIETTRPTVAMLDINLGDRHSYPIADRLAEVGVPFIFATGYGEQANPPIEHRGRPIIQKPYTLENVARAFDSLIGETT